GTTTGATAATAGATCAAGtagatattgttttttttttttcttctgcttATAGAAACTCAAACGTTTTATCAAAAGCACCAATACTCAAGTCACTCACTACTCTCACGTAATTCCCACACTTTTGTTGTCTTTTCAAACCCTAGAAACCTCTTTGAAACCCTCACGAATTATCTAATGGCTCTGAAGTTCCGCTTCTTGTTCTACACTCGATAATATTTCTCTTGTCCCCATTATGGCATGTAATTTGGATCAACTTGAAATTCTCAATGAACTTCAAATTGATTTCGCTAATCTCGCTGAGAACGGGTTCAACTTGATTGAAAATTATGCTGGTATTGGATGGTCTAAATACTTTAAACTAGATCAACTCTAACAAATCATTGTTGTAATTACCAAATGTCCGGATGAAGGGTTCGATCTTCTAGAATCAACAAGGAACTTTTTGAAGATTCCAAGGTGAACTCTAAGTCAGTATATTTAAAGCCCAACTACAAGGTGTTCTTCAAGATTTTGATTTGATGTGTGGTTGCTACATGGGGCTCTATTGACCATGTCAACAAATACCACAAGGGATTGATGTGAATCGTCTCTCGAAAGATCAAGACAAATTTATCAAACTTGGTACTTGAGAACATGAGGTCTTGCATCATTTACTCCATATAAGGCAAGATCAAGACTACTTCCTACTCAAGACTCATCACAATTGTGCTAATGAAGACTTTTGTCATTAAGGCTCTAGAGGAAGTAGGAAGAGTTGTTCAAGATGAGCACTTGGTATTATCCTCTACACCCACAATGTCATCATAATGAGGCACATTGTTGCATATGACAACATAAAAGCCAATTACGGAAGTCAAGAAACTCTTAGGACAATCTAGGGGATTTCAAGACATTGCTTTCCTAGTTGGAGATTCACTCGCACCAATCTGGAGCAAGATAATAAACAGGCCATTTAGAAGTATCTAAGGATGTATTGCTCTGGTCAAGAGATTCGTCCAATTTATTTCCCTCTACTGAGAGTATATCAAGAGTTTGAGAAGAAATGAAAAAGAACAGTTAGGGTATCTACTGTGATaatggaagaagaaaaagatgaTATAAATGCCAATGGCGAAGAAGTAAACCTTATCTTGAGGAAAAGACATAAGTTAATTCCACTTACGAGCCTATTAATTCCTCTGCTAATATTATCAAGGATAATGGAAATGACATGTCTGAACTTGAACCAGCTAAACCTCCACCCCCCCTCTGCACCCTCAAACAAAACAACCTCACATAACTTTACTATTTTCTCTAGCTCTAATTTAGATACGAACACCTCATATGAGATGATTGAGGCAACCATAGCAGAAAACCTTTCTACCCTTAGAAACAGATAATATCCTTATCCCTTTTAAGACTGAATTTCTACTTCCAAACCATAACCTTCCCAGATTAACCTTCCACAAACACATAACCAAACAATAAGATAAACCTCACCATCTCTTCCACATCTGCATCTGATTAGAGGTGTTCATGGTGTAAAAACTGAACTAATTTGAACAACATTAATGGTTGGGTTCAACTTTTGAAAACCACATTAAAATGAAGTTCAGTGCAGTTCTAAactagtttataaatataaaacaacttACTATTTCGAACTAgtttttcagaagaaaaaaattgaaaaaaaatattggttttttttagataaaagttttttatttttccaagAAAAATAGATGTAAAAAATTTTCTGAGATTAAAAGTTTCGATTTCTAAATTCTTTTAGCAAATATTTTTcgagaaaaatcattttttcgtaaaatatttttgaaaaaaaaaattatttaaaatatttttgatattctctatttattttttttcgagaaaaacaaatttcaaaaattttctaagagaaaaaatcttaattgaggttaaaaagttttaaaattgttaaactgatttttgaattaagttttgttaactaaattgttttcaatATGTGGTTCAATTCATGAACCATTTAATTAGTTAGGTTTTTTGGGTGCATCCAATATATCATTATAGCctaattaactatatattttgcACACCCCTACATTTGACCCTCACTCACCTATGTACAAGTTGTAAATCATTTAATCTCTGAAACATCCTACGATGAATTACCTGCTTCTAACTCCACCTAACCTCAATCTGAACCTGATACTTCCATACCTCTAAACCTAGCCCTTTTTATTTGCTCTTTTCCCTATGGCTTGCCACACCTTGACTCATTCATTACCTTTTTCACTACTAAAATTAACAAGATTAGGAGTATGAATGCTCAAAATTTAGATCCTAGAGAAGTCTTAAATCAATGGGAAATGTTATTTGTTTTGTTACAACTTGGATTAGGGAACACATTAGTGCTTTTAGACATACTGCTGAGATCATTTACCTTTAGGTCTTGTGTTTGCAGAAAGCTCATGGAGACCAAATATTAAGCAAATCATTGCTACATTAGAAGATCCATCAAGCGAAGATAACTTTACTCTAGCTATGTTCATTTGGAACAACCAGTGAGTGTTCCTTGGCACCATTTAGGTTTCTTGTGATCATTCCACAAGTTGAGTTACCTCCATTATACGTTTATGTTATTCTTGCTTCAGGATCTGCAAAGTTTTCCTCTAAAGACTCTTCTACCACTCCTTCTGCATATGCTTTTGAACCATCTCAATTTGTAAAGAAGGAAGACTTTGATTGAATGAAAGTTAAAACTGAGGCAttcatgcaaaaaaaaaaaaaaaacccccAAGAATCAAAAGTCCATCAGAATACCTAAGTACCAACCTTAGCTAGATTGACCAATCATAACCTTTagtttacctttttttttttttttttttatgtgtattgaTTTTCACTCTATCTTTTGTATTATTCACTCTTTCATTCAAATGTTATATTTAGTTAGTTTTAACACTTATATCTTGTTATGTTCAATTTACTGTTATTGCTCAACGTTTTTTGTCTGATGAAAAAAATGGGAATATGTATTATATGTTTTGGGAATAATTACACCTTGTCAGAATATCGTACTCCACATTGTTTTGAAAACCTGCTCATATTATGGGGGAGCTTTACTGCTTTACTTTGAATagctttttatatattatactattaaaaaaaatcgttcacaaaaatagatgtatgtcatcatcaaaaagggagaGATGGTCAGAACCATGTTTGATTGAAGAACGACGactcttaaatattttgatgataacaaaagttattttgtgggaacaatttataACACTAATGAATTTAAATTAGTGTGTTGTTCCCGTGTTATGAACCTTAAAGACCTTACGTTGCATCATCTGATGATTAGAGAAGATGaataagaaaaacaagacaATACTTTGGAAGATTTGTAGAGTTGTGACTGACTTTTTTAAATACACTCTCAACACTGCTTTGATGAATCTATTAATACAATTTTGCTCTATTAATTCTACATCTGATGAATTTGCAAACAGTTGACAATCTGGTGAAAACATCTAGTTAACTTTGAAGAAGTCAACATCCCAACATCATGTACTCGCTAACTTGGAATTTTCATCTATCTAAAGAAGTGCATGATATTCTCTAAATATGTTATCATCAGGTCTTTTTGCCATTTCTATTAAGATATGCTGAATTAATTATGAGGACAAATTTGAACAAGTTTTTAACGTTGATTCAAGATTTATGGATATTTGATACGAGTCATTATGTTACATGTTAGTTTCatgcaatcacaacaacaatcaTAAACCTAATGGCCTTGAAGTTTCACTATAAAAGTGTGTGTGATCCACACTGCAAAAATACATATACATGAAACTTATTGTCATCATATAACCTATGGAAAAACTTTGTACTATTTTTCGAGTgctgaaaaaattaaaatacattctCAAAGCATACCTTGTAAACATTATCTTGTGAGAGTTATTCATAAAACAATCTTAAACACTTTTATGACTTAGCCCATTAATGGCTGTTATCCTCAACAACTTGACTATATTAAGCTAGATGGTTGAGAAGTCATGGACACAATCAGATTGACTAGTAGGTGTTTAGTGGACGTGTGATATTGTTGGtgattagtggattaaatctttTAGAGTGAAGGAGTTGGGCGTAACTACTATCTTGGTGGTGCACCAAGCTAAATTGGCTTGTGTTCCTCACTTTATCTCTTTGTATGTTCTTTCTTTTTACATCaccaatttataatttatttttataattaagttttttaaaacaaaatacaattcaaaatccttttcttgtatttttctATCTATAGACATGACTCTCTCGGTCATGCTTATAAAAAGTCAAGGAAACACTCTTAATGAGATTTTCCCTATAACTTAGGTATGACTCTCTTGGTCATCCTTATAAGAAGTCAAGCAAGCACTCTCATGTGTTTTCCTATAATGTAGAAGGTATGACCTAAAGCGATGCCAACTAGTTGCATAAACAAAAGAATGAAATCCTAAAGTCAAAACTCTTTGCCTTTTACTACCCAAGACAAAACCTAGTTGGTCATAGTTCTAGATGCTTTTGAAGAAGTCTATCAACTACACACCATCATTCTAATCGTCTCTTCATCTACTAGATCAACTTACCTCCCTAGTATCACTGTTGAGGAGAAAATACAAATCGACATTCatctaaaaaaaagtaaagatcATCTCCTAATAACAAACACACTGCAAATAGACATGCATATAACATAACATATTAACACAATTAACAAGCAACCAATATGAACAAGTTCCTATTTGTTAGTCTATATGATATTGCATATGATCCCAAGTTTTCAAACACATTTGTAGAGGCAAATTGTCCCGCTCGGATTACTCTCGCTTAGAGTTTCATGTCCAATCCCCCACAAAGGCAAATAGACAATCTTTACAAGGGATCATTGTCAAATACTCATGACTAGCCCTTGACCCACCATGTATGGATGAATGCTTTCACCTTTGTTAATAACCCAAGTAGGACTACCCATAAGGAGTATCTCGGGTTTTATTTTCGAGTTGTCCTAAACCCATTCGGTTTAGAGACAAAGCCACACAAATGGTAACCTCTTGTTACAATTCAAATACAACACCAACTTtgcaattcaaatttaaatcaataagAACATAGAACTCATGTAAGGCATGTACTTGCACACCACATAAAACAACATAATAAATATGACATAGCATTACAATATAATTACAAAACTTCACCGTTTTGGAGTGTTGTTATTATAACCTTTACGCAACATTCTTGATGCTATGCCCCTACAATTTTGTTTTGACTAAGCATGTGACATGCTTAGAGTAAAATGTCTCAAGACAACTAAATAGGAAAAGACACAACACTTCAATTTTTCAAGTGTTATTGCAAACTATCTTATGGTTTTCTATACTAGCGATGTtggacttttttattttaaataatccCAACTCAAGTTTGAACCTAGGTCCTAGTACCAAATGAACTAAATCATTTTACCAATTAAGCTATGAGAGTATTTGTGTTGAGTTTTGTCTTTTACTCAAAACatgataaaaaatttcattcacttaatgaaattattaggataaaatattttgaaacatGCTAATGCATTATTTTGGTAGATTCATGTAATTGTTGTTGATCTCGAAAAGTTCATTAGAAGTTCTCATATGCTCGAAATATAAACTGCATTTGTACCCAATTTTCATTGAACTTTACTACCGAGGTGCACACTAATGCGTTGAAATGCCAACATAGTTTAGTGTTCCCTTCCACTACACAATAATGGTAGGATCCACACTAAATGACACCGTAACAACCACGCCGAAATTCTCTTAACGACTAATcagttatttttttctttcatcgCACCAAACATACCAATATTATATAGATTAAATATAACTCGTTCTTTAAGAAACTATTGAGAGTTTCTAGAACTCCTTTGTAATGCTTGTTGTATTGCACTTGATTAATCTCCTTTTGTTGTTCAAAATGAGTTGTTTCGTTTTCGTAATTTTTGAATTGTTCCAGCGTAATCATTTTTCTATAAAAGAACAGTTATATGGTGTACAAGTCACATGTAAATAGTGATCCACGCACACGTTTATTTTCactattatattaataaattctaCTATTAGATTCAATGAGATATGATGAAATTTATTGATCCAATTGTAGAAAATAAACTTGTATATGGTTAAAGAGGATCTCTCTAACTAGACATTAactttaatatgtttttttaattaattttatatatcacACTCATTCTGTAAAATCTACTCCTCTACTTCATATCTTTTGGTTGTTTTGTACTTGAGAAGCTCATGATCCGATtaaccttttatttttaatatttttttttaagtaaatagaGTCAATTTATTAactagaaaaagaaaatagactTAAGCCTTTACCATAAATAAACATAATGATATCGAAGGAAGTAGAAAACtcattaagaaaacaaaaattcaaagaagCACGCAGCcattattttactaaaaaataattagttttacATAAGATGTAGCAAAGTGAAGTACTCCAAACAGAAAGATAGATGAGAAATTGAACCTCTTTCAAGAGAggttttgtttttcaattttactcttagatataatttattaagatatgattttttacaaagtcgaataatgaaatatttatactctttatattgattatataatacacaaaatttaaatcaatagtTATGCAAAGTCTTAAAATAAATAGCAAAAAATAAATCATGTTAAAGATAATTGttcacattttttaataaataatcattttaattaaaattaactttgaaacaaatctattttaatttgtgtgtgCCGGCCCCATAAGGGGGGCTTGATATTTGTCATGAGATTTTGTATagtttccttttatttttctctacgCGTTTTACACATGCTGTTTGAGAGCATAGCAAGATTTTTTCCCTTGCACTTTGAAAGAAAGTTTTCAAATTTATAGATGTTGAACCATGTATGGTGGTAACCAgtgataataatttgaaaatctCAATCTTATTTATTGTTCTCAATTGAAAGATGTTCTACCATGATTTTTCCCTTGTTCACAATTCCATGTTCTATCATGCATGTATTCGTCTTTGTTATATAATGTGGGGAGCTTTCTTGACGATTAGTTTTCTTCATCTAGCAAAATCATATAttgattgttttttatatttagtgaaCTCATGTATTCTTTCTTTTTGTGCCCTTTTTAACTAATTCTTTGAAAGAGTTTgcatcataaaattttcttttattcctCGAGGAATAACAAAAATCAAGAGACAAAACATAACTAAATAACACAATGAATGTTGTCCTATATAGTACATGAAAGTTAAAACTTTCAAGGACATTTGGGTGTTCCTCTTTTGGTCTTCCAATTGTCATAACAAGGACAAACTTCCTTGTTTCCATAAGTTCCTGGAGGCACACACAAGCATTCTGCACAACACTTTTTACAGAAGAACAAACATGGCTTCTTATGATGTGTTTTTGAGCATCTGTAATCACAACGAGGACTACATTCTGCAATTTCAAGAATACAATATTAGTACACCattttaataatagtaaaattcaatttttacaataaatgaaaaataaagaaagtgattataactatttttctataatatcaTGTCCttcattaaatcaaatgaaTACCTTCTGGTTTAAGACTGCCTTCTGTTGTACCGTGCTGAAACTCAATAAAACAAAGATCAagttaacatgaaaataaatacACTATTAATAGAAAAGTCGTTAACTTTGTAATGTAGataataattatcttaaagCAGAAttgtccaaataaaaaataacatgtgAAAAGTCTTACCGATGGATCTGGAGTTGCTGGTGTTGTTGGAGTAGGTGGTGTTGGAACTGGAGTTGCTGGTGTATCTGATGTTTGATTAGAAGTTGTTGGTGTTGGAGCAGGAGCTGGTGTCGGAGATGGAGATGGAGCAGGAGAAGGAGAAGGAGAAGGAGATGGAGCTGGAACTGGAGATGGAGATGGAGCCTCAACGGTAGTTACATCTATCTCAGCCTGAAAATTAGAACCATTTGTGAAACATTAAAAAGGATATTATAACAATAAATGGATgcctttatatatttgaaagaaaatcaTGTATCCAAATGCAACCAACTTCAAAGAATTAAATGCTATTATTTGCGTAAATGATACAaatcttgaagaaaaaaaataatgaaattaatgatgataaatattgtacaaataaattctaaaaaacATGTATCATACAATCTTTAAATTCGATTttgattttactttattttttaacaatgaCGGTTTCTTTGAAGAAGATCAATAATCACATATTTGTTACTACAGTTAAAGGTACATAGTCAACTTATGCTTGATATTCAtatattaagttaaaaaatagtATACTCATCAGGATTGCGTATCTTGTTGCCGACTTCCTAGCATATATAattgatgataattttattCTGATTTATATATGcatgaattttgtttgtttgaattttgaaaatcaGTTTGTcttgatttttattaatgaCATTGTATGAGTTTGACTcttgattaacattttagtttcaaatcttatattttaaaattgttgacaaaaaaaaaaaaaaatacaaaaattaaaatgacaatatgttgtaaatattatattgaagtTTATAtagttctaaattttttatgattttatgaaATAGTTATAATTATAATGCTACAACGAGTTCATGTATTAATATAAACTATAGTTGTAACTTATTTAGTTTTGCatattaatataactattaaagaattttaaatatattttgaaaaacattATGCTTTTGAGTAACTTattcaaaaaagaaagaagatatatcgacaaaatataataaaggaCCGAGGAGAGAGCATAATGTGGGAGCATAGTAACAATAGATCAAAATTATGTGAGTGGTGTTTAGTTTCTAAAACTAATGAGTAGCATCAATTTcgtttcattaaaataatacttttacCTCGTAAAGAATCATAATTTTACATTAACAAGCAAATTAATGAacattgaataaaattaatcattaaggTCTATTTAAAATGACGTAATGATCACATTTGGTAGTTAAATTTAGGAAATAGAGTAAAATAACAAAGTAaagctgtttttttttttttacgaacTGAACCTCAATATTAAAGTTATGAGAAAGTGTTGATGTGTGTGAGAGAAAAGTAAGAAAAGTATGTCGATTTTACCTTGCTATGTACAAAAAGAGATACAACTAAATAGAGCATAATAATGGTGTTTATATTTTTGGCCATTGCTCTAAGTTTTTACAAAATCAAGAAATGTTTTGCAAATTGTGATTCTAAAAAATTACTGAATTACATATTTATAGACAAGTGTACATAATTGtatctaaattataattataaaaggTGGCTCTATTTTGATGGTGAGAGATCCACCTCATACCACATTTAGCAAACTCTATGGGTGGACTTACTCAAAGGTTGGACTTGTAGAATTTTTTTGTTTAGGAATAAAAAATTTGACTAACTCAAACAATGACTTTTCTGAAAATTAAGGGAGGTGAGTATTTAATGCATTATCAAGAAATAAAACAATCTCATGCATACCTAAAaagtgatttaaaattttatgaaaatcatatatcacaaaaatattatgtcttaaagttttttttattctgTTCAAATATTCATATTCCAAAAAATTTATGTGGGACTTAATGGTCAATAAAATGAACTATAACATTGTATTAAAAAATCATGATCGAGTAAACattcttttatattataacatttaaaaaattatttggggaGATGGCTAGGACCTATAATCCATAATATgagtatatttttaaataagttaaataacTATGGACTCAACCAGTAGATAGTTATGATGGATAGTTCCTTTATTATTGAAGTCTCTATATTACATATAGACATATACACATCATGGGAAAATCGTTGAGGTTAAATCTACACCTTAAAGATCAAGTTATATAATTAATGCATATACAGAgaaatatcttttaaatttttagatagtacttcaattaaaatttttaatttacaacATTTCTCATTTGAAGGGAGTTAGACTATTCaggaatatttttttagtaattatgAATTAGATAAATACAATTcgtaaaaaatatatcattgaaATTTTACTTGGATTTTGCTTTGCAAAATGAAATAATCAACATGAAAGGTGGCTTTATGGCCGTGGTGAGAGATTCACCTCGTGCCACCTTTAGCGTACTCTAAAGATGGATTTACTTTTAAACATGGATTTATAGAACTAGATGTAACTATATTTGATCAATAATAACATTCCAAATTTGAGAGAGGTgagaatttttaatttattctattttttacgTACTCAATCGTTTAATATATTCTGAAGTGCTATAAAAAGGGATTCACTTGTCAAATATGATTCATCTCTCATCTCAAATATACTAATTCTTActgtattttcaattttttaatttcagttaaatatttaagataaaataccTTAtgcattttttacattttaaagtaatttgttTAACTAATGAAATATTTGGCATTATAACGATTTCATGCATacataaaaagtaatttaagtttttatgaaaattagtatatcacaaaaatattatgtttttctATCTAAGTATTCATATTCCAAAAACATTTGAGGGGAGTTATTAGtgaatacaaatatattattaacaagTCAGAAGAATAcatactatttattttataaaaaaacattgtGGAGAAAGCTAGGACCCAAAAATACTATGTCATATAAGCAACTTGATTTTCAAACTTTGTTCACTAGAAGCCTTTGAAACACACTACACATCTTGTGTTTGGAAAATTGGTGTtgattgtttttctttcttaCCTGATATCAATTTGATTACTTTCTATCATTTGCAATGACTCCATTGATTTGAGTTTTGACATATAAGTATAAAAATACCCTAAATCTTTTACGTAACGAAGAACGACCCAATACTTGATAGAATAATAAAAAGTGTGCAgcattttagataaaaaaaaaaagggtataTAGTATAGCCATTGATATAAAGTAGTTTTTTGACCACATATAAACAACTTTCACATGTTTGGTATACAATATTTTGTCTTTCCTATTTTTATTATCTATGATTGAAGATTATTGGTTTATAATgttgtatatataataaatatttgctCTCCAGTTTATAAGGCTCTGCATGTGAAAATATTTCTGAATGAAATGTATGAAATATCAGACGCTCTTGAGTCCAAGTTTGTACCAAATACTCTTGGTCTAAAGGCACAAATAGAAGGtacaaatttatatatagtATATCACTTTCTTGATTGAATTGTCATGGTTGTAtgtattgaatttaaaatattgtagaTAGTTGTAGTTGTATCTCAGTTAATAGTTTTTTCCTACAaaaattgtgtatgaatgattgtTCTTGTTAATTGTTTGTTATAATGTAGAATTGTGAATTTATTGTTTCTAATATTTGTTGTGGATATACTTTTTAATTCTTGCAAATTTGGTGAACAATTTGGGTACAATCACAAGTTGAAGGCTCTAGGCGATTTAAAAGTTGAATTTGTGTTTGAGCAGAGATTCTAATGTCTATGGTTATGAGAAATGTATGGATTCATCCGTTTTGAGAAATCTTATGTGTGactttttttttgtcctttaacTCGATATATTATAGCATGATGGTTGAATGTTTATTCTATCGTGAATAGTTGCCTTGATGGATACAAATATACATACTTTGAATGCTTGATcatgtttaagtttattatgTTTGATGTTAATATTATAATCTTGAGTATATGCGAATAAGTgagttgaatttgaatttaatgtaTATAGTTGTATGCTTTTTTATACAATAGACTTAGAATCGCCAAGAGATGATAAACATTCTTCTGAGTTTAGCTACTCACATCTCTTCTAACTCTTTGTCTCTACTTGTATATCCCTCTAGGACTTTTTCTTGGTTTTCTCCTATCCGCCTCTCTATCTTGCTGTCACCACTAGGTAATTATCATAATAACTTTTTTCATAGTGTTTTGTTTGCATTTGTTTAAATTAAGTTACTCATTAGAAGATGAGTATAAAGAGATGTCTGATACTTCTTTTTT
The genomic region above belongs to Cicer arietinum cultivar CDC Frontier isolate Library 1 chromosome 4, Cicar.CDCFrontier_v2.0, whole genome shotgun sequence and contains:
- the LOC101511523 gene encoding uncharacterized protein — translated: MAKNINTIIMLYLVVSLFVHSKAEIDVTTVEAPSPSPVPAPSPSPSPSPAPSPSPTPAPAPTPTTSNQTSDTPATPVPTPPTPTTPATPDPSHGTTEGSLKPEECSPRCDYRCSKTHHKKPCLFFCKKCCAECLCVPPGTYGNKEVCPCYDNWKTKRGTPKCP